The sequence CATGCARGCGCTACCGTCCTCATGCGGCAGCACTGCAAACCTGCGGTTATAGTCGCTGATAAAACCTTCCGCTATCATCTTATTAGCGTCAGCGATGTTTGTGATGGATGAAAACCTCAATTCGGCGATGAGCCTGTCCTGAAATGTATTCCAGAGCCTTTCTATACGTCCCTTGGCCTGAGGGCTGTGCGCCGTTATCTGCTTTATACCAAGCTCATACAGCGCCTTGCCAAAGTTTGACAGCGGCAGCTCCGTTCCGCTCAAAATCTCATCGTCGGTCAACTCCTTGGGCGAACGGAATATAGTATGGCGGTCGCTGTATATGGACAGAGGCAATCCATATGCAAGCATCCCTTGTTCCAGCGCCGCGGCATAGCCGCGCATACATTCAGTTTCAGTAAAGAACGCCCCTGTAACGACCCCTGTCGCATCGTCTATATATGCGTGCAAAGTTGCATATCCGTGTTCTTCACCAAACCACTTGTGTCTGCTTGCATCGGTCTGCCACATAATACCGGCGGTCGTCTTCCTTGGACACGGCCGGTGCTGTTTTGCTTTATGCTTCACTGCCTTCTTGCTCTTTATACCAGCTCCTTTAAGCACACGGAACACCGAAGAACGGCTCACAGACATTCCCTCCGCTTCGTTCAGGCGTTCAGTGAAATGAGAGAAATTATAGTCAAAATACTTCCCCTCAAACAGCTCGACAATCCTCGTTTTAACCTCATCTGAAAGAGCGTGCCTCGGCTTCCGTCCCGCGTTTCCATGCACCATCCCCCTTGCGCCGTTTCTGGCAAAGCTGGCTTTTAGCCTTATGATTTGTCTTATAGAAATACCAAGCTGTTCAGATGCCTCCCCATTAGTCACTAAGCCTGATGACGCGGCTCCTATAATCCTTACCCTTCTCGCTTCATCGTTTGTCATACTCATCATGATCTGCCTCATAGTGACATTATCTCAGAACGATTAGAGGCTGACATTATCTCAGAACAACAACAGACAAAAATTTTTGGGGTTGACATTTTCGAAGAGGCGCACTAAAATTCCCTGTATTAAGCGCATGGCGCATTTGATTTAAAGGAGGCATACGTTATGGCGACAGCCGATACGCTTTCATCACGCGATATTTACGCCAGATCGTTCTCCTTTACCGGCGCGGGTCCTCTTCAGGGGATCTGCGCGGAGAATGCATGATTCGTAAACGTTAGAATCCACGCGCCGCGTATATGCCG is a genomic window of Synergistes jonesii containing:
- a CDS encoding ISNCY family transposase: MMSMTNDEARRVRIIGAASSGLVTNGEASEQLGISIRQIIRLKASFARNGARGMVHGNAGRKPRHALSDEVKTRIVELFEGKYFDYNFSHFTERLNEAEGMSVSRSSVFRVLKGAGIKSKKAVKHKAKQHRPCPRKTTAGIMWQTDASRHKWFGEEHGYATLHAYIDDATGVVTGAFFTETECMRGYAAALEQGMLAYGLPLSIYSDRHTIFRSPKELTDDEILSGTELPLSNFGKALYELGIKQITAHSPQAKGRIERLWNTFQDRLIAELRFSSITNIADANKMIAEGFISDYNRRFAVLPHEDGSACM